A single region of the Syntrophotaleaceae bacterium genome encodes:
- a CDS encoding site-specific integrase: MVTGMSGRFDGFASSGEPGLCCREFSGSTVYRASNHVRPANQGKKDQPPKLLRQLKQALRARQYSLCTESTYCQWVKRSIFFHNVRYPAEMAEPEINAFLTHLAVKHKVNASTQNQALSALLFLYRHVIGHDIGELGDAVENSK; the protein is encoded by the coding sequence ATGGTCACCGGAATGTCGGGCCGCTTTGACGGTTTCGCTTCCAGCGGTGAGCCCGGGTTATGCTGCCGGGAATTCTCGGGCTCAACAGTCTATCGAGCTTCGAACCACGTCCGTCCTGCCAATCAAGGTAAAAAGGACCAGCCTCCGAAGCTCCTCAGGCAACTCAAACAAGCCCTCCGTGCCCGCCAATACAGTCTCTGCACCGAAAGCACCTACTGCCAGTGGGTGAAACGGTCTATTTTCTTCCACAACGTTCGCTATCCTGCGGAAATGGCCGAGCCGGAAATCAATGCTTTCCTCACCCATCTCGCCGTAAAGCATAAAGTCAACGCATCAACACAGAACCAGGCCTTATCCGCACTCCTTTTCCTCTATCGCCATGTCATCGGTCACGACATCGGAGAGTTGGGCGACGCTGTCGAAAACTCAAAATGA
- a CDS encoding FRG domain-containing protein — MIHTLIYENWNQFKSTFYKDLFSQDLFLSNIFIFRGQSNGDWPLISSFDRWYDKLIYKENRKTIASGLIDYFLNECYDPILLKEISANQDIGIAMAQHYGVPTRLLDWSESPYIAAFFSFIDCLENFEEFDPVSIWALRLDSPIFSSKNARVVKCPKIYNDRLRNQKGLFTLLETEHASINDLVLANSCSASLVRALIPSTEAVHALSDLSAMGITAASLFPDYVGAAIAAKVSMALARIGEHVIGGPTK; from the coding sequence ATGATTCATACATTAATATATGAAAATTGGAATCAATTTAAAAGTACATTTTACAAGGATTTATTTTCCCAAGATTTATTTCTATCTAATATTTTTATATTTCGTGGACAGTCCAATGGCGACTGGCCTTTGATATCAAGTTTTGACCGATGGTACGATAAATTAATTTACAAAGAAAACCGTAAGACCATTGCTAGCGGCTTAATTGACTACTTTTTAAATGAATGTTATGACCCTATCCTATTAAAGGAAATATCGGCCAATCAAGATATTGGAATTGCTATGGCTCAACATTATGGGGTTCCAACCCGTCTTTTGGATTGGTCTGAAAGTCCATATATTGCAGCTTTTTTTTCTTTTATTGATTGCTTAGAGAATTTTGAGGAATTTGATCCTGTTTCAATTTGGGCACTCCGACTTGATTCGCCTATCTTTTCTTCGAAAAACGCAAGAGTTGTCAAATGTCCAAAAATATACAACGATAGGCTTAGAAACCAAAAAGGACTTTTCACCTTATTGGAAACAGAGCACGCCAGCATTAATGACCTTGTATTAGCTAATTCTTGTTCTGCCTCCTTAGTTAGAGCTTTAATTCCTTCAACCGAGGCAGTCCATGCCCTCTCTGATCTTTCTGCTATGGGAATAACAGCCGCAAGCCTCTTCCCCGATTATGTCGGCGCTGCGATTGCTGCCAAAGTTTCCATGGCATTGGCGCGGATTGGGGAACATGTAATTGGAGGTCCGACCAAGTGA
- a CDS encoding transposase, which translates to MARANRHRIPGCIWHITHRCHKKEFLLKFAGIVLCPGCAKPAASLQILNYTVTSNHVHLLVRDNNEAYSIPPAIQLVAGRVGQEYNQRKRRKGAFWEDRYHATAIESGEHLRRCLVYIDLNMVRAGVVNHPAEWAYGGYHEIQGNRRRNTLLALDTLAEARQTGRIRWQKHIGVGSRENWPRTKADEKRFGQRSVAVGSKRFVQKIQENLGARGIGRSVGANGDAYMLRESPETYKGGFYPENRVIALNNCYFRTDFY; encoded by the coding sequence ATGGCAAGAGCCAATCGGCATCGCATTCCCGGCTGTATCTGGCACATTACCCACCGCTGCCACAAGAAAGAATTTTTACTGAAATTCGCCGGCATCGTTTTGTGTCCTGGTTGCGCGAAGCCCGCAGCCTCCTTGCAGATTTTGAACTACACGGTTACCTCCAATCATGTTCATCTGCTGGTGAGAGACAATAACGAGGCCTATTCCATACCGCCAGCCATTCAACTGGTAGCGGGCCGGGTCGGCCAGGAATACAACCAGCGAAAGCGTCGCAAAGGAGCTTTCTGGGAAGATCGCTACCATGCCACCGCCATAGAATCCGGCGAACATCTGCGCCGCTGCCTTGTCTATATCGATTTGAACATGGTACGGGCAGGAGTCGTGAATCATCCAGCAGAATGGGCTTATGGCGGATATCACGAGATCCAGGGAAATCGCCGCCGCAACACGCTCCTTGCGTTGGACACCCTTGCGGAGGCGAGACAGACGGGCCGGATTCGTTGGCAAAAGCACATTGGGGTTGGATCGAGGGAAAATTGGCCTCGGACAAAAGCAGACGAGAAGAGATTTGGACAAAGGAGTGTCGCGGTCGGTAGCAAGCGGTTCGTTCAAAAGATCCAGGAAAACCTCGGAGCGCGAGGGATAGGGAGAAGTGTGGGGGCAAACGGCGATGCCTATATGCTTCGGGAATCGCCGGAAACCTATAAGGGCGGTTTTTACCCCGAAAATCGAGTTATAGCACTAAATAACTGCTATTTTCGGACTGATTTCTATTAA
- a CDS encoding GNAT family N-acetyltransferase, producing the protein MITVRPERVEDQAAIQGVRAAATATLRQIYRPKQRAIENKSRISPGLQRLVAVVDGQVVGTVQYYIENQSVCLVGLGVAADYRQKGVARSLIRHLENVGKREKAIQLKLHTVKETGNVDVFKRLGFTVVAEREDDFFESDRFDKLTDVELIMQIPSTAPNHKVNRPGDTGEISRGSLY; encoded by the coding sequence ATGATAACTGTTCGACCAGAGAGGGTTGAAGACCAAGCAGCGATTCAGGGTGTGAGAGCTGCAGCTACTGCCACTCTCCGACAGATCTATCGTCCCAAACAAAGGGCCATCGAAAACAAGTCCCGGATAAGCCCGGGTCTTCAAAGGCTCGTTGCGGTCGTTGATGGACAAGTCGTTGGAACGGTCCAGTATTACATAGAAAACCAATCGGTTTGCCTCGTTGGCCTTGGGGTGGCCGCAGACTATAGACAAAAAGGTGTTGCTCGCAGTCTGATCCGCCACTTGGAGAATGTCGGTAAAAGGGAAAAGGCAATTCAGCTTAAACTGCACACGGTTAAAGAAACGGGAAACGTGGATGTATTCAAACGGCTTGGATTCACAGTCGTTGCAGAACGAGAAGACGATTTTTTTGAAAGTGACAGGTTTGATAAGTTGACTGATGTTGAGCTGATTATGCAGATCCCGAGCACAGCGCCGAACCATAAGGTCAACCGGCCTGGTGATACAGGGGAGATTTCCCGAGGAAGTCTCTACTAA
- a CDS encoding BrnA antitoxin family protein: MSKQKKMPEFKTEAEEREFWESHDSTDYMDWSQARPASFPNLKPSTKTISLRLPEALLDRIKIEANKRDMPYQSLIKAWLADDVDESRRVR, from the coding sequence ATGAGCAAACAAAAAAAGATGCCCGAGTTTAAGACTGAAGCTGAGGAAAGAGAATTTTGGGAAAGCCATGATTCCACCGACTACATGGATTGGAGCCAGGCTCGGCCCGCTTCTTTTCCAAACCTGAAGCCCTCAACCAAAACAATATCGCTCCGCTTGCCGGAAGCTCTGCTTGATCGCATCAAAATCGAAGCGAACAAACGTGATATGCCTTATCAGTCGCTTATCAAGGCTTGGCTCGCAGATGATGTGGATGAAAGTCGCCGCGTGCGGTAA
- a CDS encoding BrnT family toxin, whose translation MIDWAQITGFDWDEGNSRKNAKKHGVYQSEAEQIFFNEPLLILEDNKHSQKESRYHALGETDDTRLLHITFTLRGSGTLIRVISARDMHHKERAIYEQTKKDARV comes from the coding sequence ATGATCGACTGGGCGCAGATAACAGGCTTTGACTGGGACGAAGGAAATTCGCGTAAGAACGCGAAAAAGCACGGCGTTTACCAGTCCGAGGCCGAGCAAATATTCTTCAATGAACCGCTGCTTATCCTGGAAGACAACAAGCACAGCCAAAAAGAATCTCGTTATCACGCCCTTGGTGAAACCGATGATACACGCTTGTTGCATATCACCTTCACATTGAGAGGTAGCGGTACTCTGATCCGAGTGATTTCCGCTCGTGATATGCACCATAAAGAGAGAGCAATTTATGAGCAAACAAAAAAAGATGCCCGAGTTTAA
- a CDS encoding transposase codes for MARFKSYDYNQTVLLPIDFEQQILPCTFEHSLHYLVDNELDLNIFDSKFNNDECGLPAYDPAILLKIVLLAYSRGVTSSRKIEALCRENVIFMALSADSRPHFTTIADFISSSHEQIADLFQQVLMVCDSLGLIGKEMFAIDGCKMPSNASKEWSGTLTDLGGGS; via the coding sequence GTGGCCCGCTTCAAGTCCTACGACTACAACCAGACCGTCCTTTTGCCGATCGATTTCGAACAACAGATCCTGCCCTGCACTTTTGAACACTCCCTCCATTACCTGGTCGACAACGAACTCGACCTGAACATCTTCGATTCCAAATTCAACAACGACGAGTGCGGCCTTCCCGCCTACGACCCGGCTATTCTGCTCAAGATCGTGCTTCTGGCCTACTCCCGCGGAGTGACCAGCAGCCGTAAGATCGAAGCCCTGTGCCGGGAAAACGTGATTTTCATGGCCCTGTCCGCCGACAGCCGGCCCCATTTCACCACCATCGCCGACTTCATCTCCTCCTCCCACGAGCAGATCGCCGACCTGTTCCAGCAGGTGCTGATGGTCTGCGATTCCCTGGGATTGATCGGCAAGGAGATGTTCGCTATCGATGGCTGCAAGATGCCCTCAAACGCCTCCAAGGAGTGGAGTGGCACCCTGACCGATCTGGGGGGCGGGTCCTGA
- a CDS encoding Type 1 glutamine amidotransferase-like domain-containing protein, with the protein MCKKPRALSCYMLAELADADPKFCSFEVIQIMSLVFLSDQLIRDNDETDCAIMSLLDERNNNTLFYIPSQGDKDRFFYSRIVSYYSRFGIRVMDYFDLENKFEEKRIEELFNAGAVHLSGGSTFHFLQNLQRRNFLPVLQKYVANGGTLIGVSAGALLMTPHISASLVYGDPLIEGMDTQALNLVDWEFFPHVNSLITEDKIIAYSRQTEKIILSCEDGDGIIVSDAGTRYIGNVKEYFNGALRDNKVSSGSDQRKPSI; encoded by the coding sequence ATGTGCAAAAAGCCGCGTGCCCTCTCATGCTACATGTTGGCAGAGCTGGCTGATGCAGACCCAAAGTTTTGTTCTTTTGAGGTAATTCAAATTATGAGCTTGGTCTTCCTGAGCGATCAATTGATTCGCGATAATGACGAAACTGATTGTGCCATTATGTCCTTGCTTGATGAGCGGAATAATAACACTTTATTTTACATTCCTTCTCAAGGAGACAAAGACAGGTTTTTCTATTCAAGGATCGTTTCGTATTATTCACGGTTCGGAATACGTGTGATGGATTATTTCGATCTAGAGAATAAATTCGAGGAAAAAAGGATTGAAGAACTATTTAATGCAGGTGCTGTCCATTTAAGTGGAGGCTCAACTTTCCATTTTCTTCAAAATCTCCAGAGAAGAAATTTTTTACCAGTTCTTCAAAAGTACGTGGCAAACGGGGGAACCCTTATTGGTGTCAGCGCAGGTGCTCTGTTGATGACGCCGCATATTTCGGCATCATTAGTCTATGGTGATCCATTAATAGAGGGAATGGATACTCAAGCCCTGAATCTCGTAGATTGGGAATTCTTTCCGCATGTCAATTCTCTGATAACGGAAGATAAAATTATTGCGTATTCAAGGCAGACGGAGAAAATAATACTATCTTGCGAAGATGGTGATGGGATTATCGTGTCCGATGCGGGGACTCGGTACATCGGAAATGTTAAAGAGTATTTCAATGGGGCCTTGAGGGACAATAAGGTGTCATCGGGGTCGGACCAGCGGAAACCGTCGATTTAA